GTACTTTACTTCACTCATTGTTGTTTGGTCAATGATTGATcctgaaaatttatttttgtatacaaTTTAAAACAGTATATTTTTACACAAGCAAGGTTGTTGTTGATAAGTCTTTATCATTAAATAACTCTCCACTTCCTTGGTCATTTGTTTTCCATTCTCATCACTGAGAGATTTATgttctgttttcttgtttttttttaaattagaggAACCTTAGTAGATGAAAGAACATAGAAAAAACACACAACAAAGCACCTAAGCTTATTTTTTCTCCACTCAAAAGAGAATCAAAGAAGACAAGAACCTAAGCTTATTTTTTCTGTCTCTCTACACATGGCAAAATCCCAACCTTACATCAAAACCTCACAGAAACGCTAGTGATGAGAAGCAGAGTGTTAAAACAGAGGAAATGACCAAACTAGAAGCACCATTGCTTGGAGTAAAGCCTCCGGTTCCGGGTGGACTAGGCGCAGGAGGAGCTCCTGGAAATGTAGTAGTTCCGTTTGTCGGAGTTGGTGTTGCTGGTCCCACTGGTGTTGCTGGTCCTGCTGGTGGTGTTGGTCCAGTTGGTGGTGGTGTTGGTCCAGCTGGTGGTGTAGTTGAAGGAGGCGGCCCTGCAGAGCTGTTATAAAAAACCGAAATGTTTTTTTGTCATATTGATGTGAATGAGATATTTAGTTTAATAGAATTGATTATTACCTTGGGCTTGAAGGAAATATGCAACCAGTAGCCAAATCTGTACAAAAGTAATTCATCAAGGCTCACAACTTTAGTCATCAAAGCTATATAGACTTTTAGGGGTGTGTGACTTTACTGGAAGGTGGGTTTAGATTGGTAGTAGCAGTTCCAGAGAAGTTGCAGCTTCCTGAGACTTGAGCTGCGTTCTGGAAGTAGCTGTTAACAGCCCAATCACAGTGGCTTTTGACTGTGATTGGTTGATAACAAGGACCCTTCTCTTGGATTGGATTACAATCTGCTAAGGTTCCACATGCATAGTCTATTGCTGTTTGAAGCTCTTTCTCTCCTATCCCATCGTTGCAGAGACAGTAAATTGCACCTACAGAAATAGATCATTCCTTTACATAAAAGCTTAAAATAATAGGACAAGAGAGGGGATTAATCAGGAAGTTGGAAGAAGATAGACTTACTTGAAGGTGTTATCAAGGCCAAGAGAAGCAAGAGACCTAGAAATACTTTCATGATGATTAGTCTTATGATCTCTCTTTAGGGGAAGCACAAAATAGACTTTGACCTTCGACCAACAACCAGGCAGACACCAAAACAAAGATGAtgacttagagagagagagatatagagAATTTAAGAGTTATGGACAATGAAAGgtgatttaataaaatatctattgaaTAAACTGATTATGAAAAGTATACATCATTTTAGGAAAAAATggggggaaaaaaaaaagaaaaggtatATTTTCTCTAGGTTCATTTATAACGTACAATAGAAAAGGAAATTGACGAACTACCATTATGCATGGGGAGATATCCGGGGGCCTCtctggttgttttttttttttcgtaactTAGGCTGCCTCTCTGGTTGTTGCATAACGCAATTTTGGTAATTATGCATTTAACGCATTTCTGTTAATGTTAATTATTCGTAGATTTGGTTGATATGCTAGATTTTTTTAGGACCCAAAATCACAACACTTCATCACTTTtgtaatttttcctttttatttatgtagttttggttttatttatagattacTATATTCTGTTAACATATTTGGGACATGTGTCGCCTACAAAATCCTGATGTATACTATTTctataatttacatattgatGAGTCACAATTTTAAATGGGGTTTGTCACATCTTGATGAAACATTTCaaagtttaataatataatgCTATTGTTATTGCTGACAATACAAAggaaaaatataactttttaaacGGTAATTCTGTTGTACACGACTGAAACGGCCGTTATAAAGTCTTTGgtttgaactt
This region of Brassica napus cultivar Da-Ae chromosome C5, Da-Ae, whole genome shotgun sequence genomic DNA includes:
- the LOC106380983 gene encoding PLASMODESMATA CALLOSE-BINDING PROTEIN 4 → MKVFLGLLLLLALITPSSAIYCLCNDGIGEKELQTAIDYACGTLADCNPIQEKGPCYQPITVKSHCDWAVNSYFQNAAQVSGSCNFSGTATTNLNPPSNLATGCIFPSSPSSAGPPPSTTPPAGPTPPPTGPTPPAGPATPVGPATPTPTNGTTTFPGAPPAPSPPGTGGFTPSNGASSLVISSVLTLCFSSLAFL